One segment of Daphnia magna isolate NIES linkage group LG2, ASM2063170v1.1, whole genome shotgun sequence DNA contains the following:
- the LOC116935614 gene encoding uncharacterized protein LOC116935614, whose protein sequence is MTSGPADRFIGLEISRVHAEKKLFVCQILYIAKILEIFNMENCVPKTVPAEPGSHLTVKDSPATVTAQSSMSSTPYRQAVGSFMYAMIMTRPDIAFSVGQLEPHGMVCVLPEQILLINFRVILILTTLDGQTQEDQQLKTVDTNPHRPTKAHLNPYETLYKCLRETGASREDATAGAKAALVLTKTACGATGFPAVDKVEKEVNCSAVMNQSYYNSQKLLQNQQQQTIALLAQVPAFNGMGATEDWIQHFERFIDTAEFEEGRKIKLLGSKLFGSAGDCITTFQLNYPREAQSFVKGKQNLHERFHGGDNRK, encoded by the exons ATGACATCAGGACCAGCGGATCGTTTTATCGGCCTGGAAATTTCTCGAGTTCATGCTGAGAAGAAACTTTTTGTTTGTCAAATTTTGTATATAGCAAaaattcttgaaatttttaatatGGAAAATTGTGTTCCCAAAACGGTTCCTGCCGAGCCTGGTTCTCATCTCACTGTAAAAGATTCTCCAGCCACTGTCACTGCACAATCTTCCATGTCCTCCACTCCTTATCGCCAAGCTGTTGGTAGTTTTATGTATGCAATGATTATGACCCGCCCTGATATTGCATTTAGTGTTGGACAA CTGGAACCCCACGGCATGGTCTGTGTTTTACCGGAACAGATCTTACTAATCAATTTTCGGGTGATTCTGATTCTGACTACGCTGGATGGCCAGACACAAGAAGATCAACAACTG AAAACGGTCGACACGAACCCACATAGACCAACAAAGGCGCATCTAAACCCATACGAGACCTTGTACAAATGTCTGCGGGAGACAGGGGCGTCAAGAGAAGATGCCACAGCAGGAGCGAAAGCCGCCTTGGTGTTGACAAAAACAGCTTGTGGCGCGACAGGGTTCCCCGCGGTAGATAAAGTAGAAAAAGAGGTTAATTGCTCCGCTGTTATGAACCAGAGCTATTATAATAGCCAAAAATTATTACagaaccaacaacaacaaacgatAGCGTTATTAGCTCAGGTACCTGCTTTCAATGGAATGGGGGCAACTGAGGACTGGATACAACATTTTGAAAGGTTTATCGACACCGCTGAGTTTGAAGAAGGGAGGAAGATAAAACTTTTAGGCTCAAAGCTGTTCGGGTCTGCAGGGGACTGTATTACAACCTTCCAGTTAAATTATCCGAGGGAAGCACAGTCGTTCGTTAAAGGGAAACAGAATCTACATGAGCGTTTTCACGGAGGGGATAacagaaaa